A genomic window from Salvia miltiorrhiza cultivar Shanhuang (shh) chromosome 5, IMPLAD_Smil_shh, whole genome shotgun sequence includes:
- the LOC130985754 gene encoding N6-mAMP deaminase isoform X1, which produces MFQVHCKWRDMEWCVSMPKIELHAHLNGSIRDSTLLELARELGEKGAIVFSDVEHVILKSDRSLNEVFKLFDLIHIITTDHKTVARITKEVIEDFAADNVIYLELRTTPKRNDSKGMSKRSYMEAVLEGIRSVNSVEVDLSGKLKTDASAHPHSVDGLCNGIGSKKIYVRLLLSIDRRETAEAAMETVSSLYDQTKLQVINCFGSRDLSDCYLFLKVELAVDLKDFGVVGIDLSGNPNVGQWMTFLPALEFAKKQGLPITLHCGEVPNSVEIRAMLDFLPGRIGHACCFEDEEWKLLQRLEIPVEICLTSNIKTETIASADVHHFADLYKSNHPLVLCTDDCGVFSTSLSAEYALASSAFDLGEREMFQLAQKAIDFIFASGGVKEDLKTTFASALTKLNL; this is translated from the exons ATGTTTCA AGTGCATTGCAAGTGGAGAGACATGGAGTGGTGTGTGTCGATGCCCAAAATTGAACTCCACGCGCATCTCAATGGCTCAATCAGAGACTCCACGCTGCT GGAGCTTGCCAGAGAACTAGGCGAGAAGGGTGCTATAGTTTTCTCAGACGTTGAGCATGTTATTCTGAAAA GTGATCGATCTCTGAATGAAGTATTCAAGTTGTTTGATTTGATTCATATTATTACAACTGACCACAAAACTGTTGCGAGGATAACCAAAGAG GTTATTGAGGATTTTGCTGCAGACAATGTCATTTACCTGGAATTGAGGACGACTCCAAAG AGGAATGATTCTAAAGGTATGAGCAAGCGCTCGTACATGGAAGCAGTTCTTGAGGGCATAAGATCTGTCAATTCAGTTGAGGTAGATCTTTCTGGTAAACTGAAGACAGATGCTTCTGCACATCCTCATTCGGTGGATGGTTTATGCAATGGAATTGGAAGCAAGAAGATATATGTGAGGCTACTTCTTAGTATTGACCGTCGTGAGACTGCTGAAGCTGCTATGGAAACTGTGAGCAGTCTATATGACCAGACGAAGCTCCAGGTTATAAATTGTTTTGGATCTAGAGACCTTAGTGATTGTTACCTATTTTTGAAGGTGGAACTTGCTGTGGATCTCAAAGATTTTGGAGTAGTGGGAATAGATCTTTCTGGCAACCCTAATGTTGGGCAATG GATGACATTTTTACCAGCGTTAGAGTTTGCTAAAAAGCAAGGACTTCCAATTACCTTACATTGTGGCGAG GTGCCCAATTCAGTTGAAATCCGTGCAATGCTAGATTTTCTTCCCGGGAGAATCGGGCATGCTTGTTGCTTTGAAGATGAAGAGTGGAAGCTTTTGCAAAGGCTTGAAATTCCA GTGGAGATCTGTTTGACATCCAACATTAAAACTGAAACAATTGCTTCTGCAGATGTTCACCACTTTG CTGATCTATATAAATCAAACCATCCTCTAGTTTTGTGCACGGATGATTGCGGGGTCTTCTCTACCAGTCTATCTGCTGAGTATGCCCTTGCCTCATCTGCATTTG ATCTTGGAGAGAGGGAGATGTTCCAGCTGGCACAAAAAGCCATAGACTTCATTTTTGCAAGTGGGGGAGTGAAGGAAGATTTGAAGACCACATTTGCCTCAGCTCTCACCAAACTCAACTTATAA
- the LOC130985754 gene encoding N6-mAMP deaminase isoform X3, whose amino-acid sequence MFQVHCKWRDMEWCVSMPKIELHAHLNGSIRDSTLLELARELGEKGAIVFSDVEHVILKSDRSLNEVFKLFDLIHIITTDHKTVARITKEVIEDFAADNVIYLELRTTPKRNDSKGMSKRSYMEAVLEGIRSVNSVEVDLSGKLKTDASAHPHSVDGLCNGIGSKKIYVRLLLSIDRRETAEAAMETVELAVDLKDFGVVGIDLSGNPNVGQWMTFLPALEFAKKQGLPITLHCGEVPNSVEIRAMLDFLPGRIGHACCFEDEEWKLLQRLEIPVEICLTSNIKTETIASADVHHFADLYKSNHPLVLCTDDCGVFSTSLSAEYALASSAFDLGEREMFQLAQKAIDFIFASGGVKEDLKTTFASALTKLNL is encoded by the exons ATGTTTCA AGTGCATTGCAAGTGGAGAGACATGGAGTGGTGTGTGTCGATGCCCAAAATTGAACTCCACGCGCATCTCAATGGCTCAATCAGAGACTCCACGCTGCT GGAGCTTGCCAGAGAACTAGGCGAGAAGGGTGCTATAGTTTTCTCAGACGTTGAGCATGTTATTCTGAAAA GTGATCGATCTCTGAATGAAGTATTCAAGTTGTTTGATTTGATTCATATTATTACAACTGACCACAAAACTGTTGCGAGGATAACCAAAGAG GTTATTGAGGATTTTGCTGCAGACAATGTCATTTACCTGGAATTGAGGACGACTCCAAAG AGGAATGATTCTAAAGGTATGAGCAAGCGCTCGTACATGGAAGCAGTTCTTGAGGGCATAAGATCTGTCAATTCAGTTGAGGTAGATCTTTCTGGTAAACTGAAGACAGATGCTTCTGCACATCCTCATTCGGTGGATGGTTTATGCAATGGAATTGGAAGCAAGAAGATATATGTGAGGCTACTTCTTAGTATTGACCGTCGTGAGACTGCTGAAGCTGCTATGGAAACT GTGGAACTTGCTGTGGATCTCAAAGATTTTGGAGTAGTGGGAATAGATCTTTCTGGCAACCCTAATGTTGGGCAATG GATGACATTTTTACCAGCGTTAGAGTTTGCTAAAAAGCAAGGACTTCCAATTACCTTACATTGTGGCGAG GTGCCCAATTCAGTTGAAATCCGTGCAATGCTAGATTTTCTTCCCGGGAGAATCGGGCATGCTTGTTGCTTTGAAGATGAAGAGTGGAAGCTTTTGCAAAGGCTTGAAATTCCA GTGGAGATCTGTTTGACATCCAACATTAAAACTGAAACAATTGCTTCTGCAGATGTTCACCACTTTG CTGATCTATATAAATCAAACCATCCTCTAGTTTTGTGCACGGATGATTGCGGGGTCTTCTCTACCAGTCTATCTGCTGAGTATGCCCTTGCCTCATCTGCATTTG ATCTTGGAGAGAGGGAGATGTTCCAGCTGGCACAAAAAGCCATAGACTTCATTTTTGCAAGTGGGGGAGTGAAGGAAGATTTGAAGACCACATTTGCCTCAGCTCTCACCAAACTCAACTTATAA
- the LOC130985754 gene encoding N6-mAMP deaminase isoform X2 gives MEWCVSMPKIELHAHLNGSIRDSTLLELARELGEKGAIVFSDVEHVILKSDRSLNEVFKLFDLIHIITTDHKTVARITKEVIEDFAADNVIYLELRTTPKRNDSKGMSKRSYMEAVLEGIRSVNSVEVDLSGKLKTDASAHPHSVDGLCNGIGSKKIYVRLLLSIDRRETAEAAMETVSSLYDQTKLQVINCFGSRDLSDCYLFLKVELAVDLKDFGVVGIDLSGNPNVGQWMTFLPALEFAKKQGLPITLHCGEVPNSVEIRAMLDFLPGRIGHACCFEDEEWKLLQRLEIPVEICLTSNIKTETIASADVHHFADLYKSNHPLVLCTDDCGVFSTSLSAEYALASSAFDLGEREMFQLAQKAIDFIFASGGVKEDLKTTFASALTKLNL, from the exons ATGGAGTGGTGTGTGTCGATGCCCAAAATTGAACTCCACGCGCATCTCAATGGCTCAATCAGAGACTCCACGCTGCT GGAGCTTGCCAGAGAACTAGGCGAGAAGGGTGCTATAGTTTTCTCAGACGTTGAGCATGTTATTCTGAAAA GTGATCGATCTCTGAATGAAGTATTCAAGTTGTTTGATTTGATTCATATTATTACAACTGACCACAAAACTGTTGCGAGGATAACCAAAGAG GTTATTGAGGATTTTGCTGCAGACAATGTCATTTACCTGGAATTGAGGACGACTCCAAAG AGGAATGATTCTAAAGGTATGAGCAAGCGCTCGTACATGGAAGCAGTTCTTGAGGGCATAAGATCTGTCAATTCAGTTGAGGTAGATCTTTCTGGTAAACTGAAGACAGATGCTTCTGCACATCCTCATTCGGTGGATGGTTTATGCAATGGAATTGGAAGCAAGAAGATATATGTGAGGCTACTTCTTAGTATTGACCGTCGTGAGACTGCTGAAGCTGCTATGGAAACTGTGAGCAGTCTATATGACCAGACGAAGCTCCAGGTTATAAATTGTTTTGGATCTAGAGACCTTAGTGATTGTTACCTATTTTTGAAGGTGGAACTTGCTGTGGATCTCAAAGATTTTGGAGTAGTGGGAATAGATCTTTCTGGCAACCCTAATGTTGGGCAATG GATGACATTTTTACCAGCGTTAGAGTTTGCTAAAAAGCAAGGACTTCCAATTACCTTACATTGTGGCGAG GTGCCCAATTCAGTTGAAATCCGTGCAATGCTAGATTTTCTTCCCGGGAGAATCGGGCATGCTTGTTGCTTTGAAGATGAAGAGTGGAAGCTTTTGCAAAGGCTTGAAATTCCA GTGGAGATCTGTTTGACATCCAACATTAAAACTGAAACAATTGCTTCTGCAGATGTTCACCACTTTG CTGATCTATATAAATCAAACCATCCTCTAGTTTTGTGCACGGATGATTGCGGGGTCTTCTCTACCAGTCTATCTGCTGAGTATGCCCTTGCCTCATCTGCATTTG ATCTTGGAGAGAGGGAGATGTTCCAGCTGGCACAAAAAGCCATAGACTTCATTTTTGCAAGTGGGGGAGTGAAGGAAGATTTGAAGACCACATTTGCCTCAGCTCTCACCAAACTCAACTTATAA
- the LOC130985754 gene encoding N6-mAMP deaminase isoform X5, with product MEWCVSMPKIELHAHLNGSIRDSTLLELARELGEKGAIVFSDVEHVILKSDRSLNEVFKLFDLIHIITTDHKTVARITKEVIEDFAADNVIYLELRTTPKRNDSKGMSKRSYMEAVLEGIRSVNSVEVDLSGKLKTDASAHPHSVDGLCNGIGSKKIYVRLLLSIDRRETAEAAMETVELAVDLKDFGVVGIDLSGNPNVGQWMTFLPALEFAKKQGLPITLHCGEVPNSVEIRAMLDFLPGRIGHACCFEDEEWKLLQRLEIPVEICLTSNIKTETIASADVHHFADLYKSNHPLVLCTDDCGVFSTSLSAEYALASSAFDLGEREMFQLAQKAIDFIFASGGVKEDLKTTFASALTKLNL from the exons ATGGAGTGGTGTGTGTCGATGCCCAAAATTGAACTCCACGCGCATCTCAATGGCTCAATCAGAGACTCCACGCTGCT GGAGCTTGCCAGAGAACTAGGCGAGAAGGGTGCTATAGTTTTCTCAGACGTTGAGCATGTTATTCTGAAAA GTGATCGATCTCTGAATGAAGTATTCAAGTTGTTTGATTTGATTCATATTATTACAACTGACCACAAAACTGTTGCGAGGATAACCAAAGAG GTTATTGAGGATTTTGCTGCAGACAATGTCATTTACCTGGAATTGAGGACGACTCCAAAG AGGAATGATTCTAAAGGTATGAGCAAGCGCTCGTACATGGAAGCAGTTCTTGAGGGCATAAGATCTGTCAATTCAGTTGAGGTAGATCTTTCTGGTAAACTGAAGACAGATGCTTCTGCACATCCTCATTCGGTGGATGGTTTATGCAATGGAATTGGAAGCAAGAAGATATATGTGAGGCTACTTCTTAGTATTGACCGTCGTGAGACTGCTGAAGCTGCTATGGAAACT GTGGAACTTGCTGTGGATCTCAAAGATTTTGGAGTAGTGGGAATAGATCTTTCTGGCAACCCTAATGTTGGGCAATG GATGACATTTTTACCAGCGTTAGAGTTTGCTAAAAAGCAAGGACTTCCAATTACCTTACATTGTGGCGAG GTGCCCAATTCAGTTGAAATCCGTGCAATGCTAGATTTTCTTCCCGGGAGAATCGGGCATGCTTGTTGCTTTGAAGATGAAGAGTGGAAGCTTTTGCAAAGGCTTGAAATTCCA GTGGAGATCTGTTTGACATCCAACATTAAAACTGAAACAATTGCTTCTGCAGATGTTCACCACTTTG CTGATCTATATAAATCAAACCATCCTCTAGTTTTGTGCACGGATGATTGCGGGGTCTTCTCTACCAGTCTATCTGCTGAGTATGCCCTTGCCTCATCTGCATTTG ATCTTGGAGAGAGGGAGATGTTCCAGCTGGCACAAAAAGCCATAGACTTCATTTTTGCAAGTGGGGGAGTGAAGGAAGATTTGAAGACCACATTTGCCTCAGCTCTCACCAAACTCAACTTATAA
- the LOC130985754 gene encoding N6-mAMP deaminase isoform X4: MAQSETPRCCDRSLNEVFKLFDLIHIITTDHKTVARITKEVIEDFAADNVIYLELRTTPKRNDSKGMSKRSYMEAVLEGIRSVNSVEVDLSGKLKTDASAHPHSVDGLCNGIGSKKIYVRLLLSIDRRETAEAAMETVELAVDLKDFGVVGIDLSGNPNVGQWMTFLPALEFAKKQGLPITLHCGEVPNSVEIRAMLDFLPGRIGHACCFEDEEWKLLQRLEIPVEICLTSNIKTETIASADVHHFADLYKSNHPLVLCTDDCGVFSTSLSAEYALASSAFDLGEREMFQLAQKAIDFIFASGGVKEDLKTTFASALTKLNL; this comes from the exons ATGGCTCAATCAGAGACTCCACGCTGCT GTGATCGATCTCTGAATGAAGTATTCAAGTTGTTTGATTTGATTCATATTATTACAACTGACCACAAAACTGTTGCGAGGATAACCAAAGAG GTTATTGAGGATTTTGCTGCAGACAATGTCATTTACCTGGAATTGAGGACGACTCCAAAG AGGAATGATTCTAAAGGTATGAGCAAGCGCTCGTACATGGAAGCAGTTCTTGAGGGCATAAGATCTGTCAATTCAGTTGAGGTAGATCTTTCTGGTAAACTGAAGACAGATGCTTCTGCACATCCTCATTCGGTGGATGGTTTATGCAATGGAATTGGAAGCAAGAAGATATATGTGAGGCTACTTCTTAGTATTGACCGTCGTGAGACTGCTGAAGCTGCTATGGAAACT GTGGAACTTGCTGTGGATCTCAAAGATTTTGGAGTAGTGGGAATAGATCTTTCTGGCAACCCTAATGTTGGGCAATG GATGACATTTTTACCAGCGTTAGAGTTTGCTAAAAAGCAAGGACTTCCAATTACCTTACATTGTGGCGAG GTGCCCAATTCAGTTGAAATCCGTGCAATGCTAGATTTTCTTCCCGGGAGAATCGGGCATGCTTGTTGCTTTGAAGATGAAGAGTGGAAGCTTTTGCAAAGGCTTGAAATTCCA GTGGAGATCTGTTTGACATCCAACATTAAAACTGAAACAATTGCTTCTGCAGATGTTCACCACTTTG CTGATCTATATAAATCAAACCATCCTCTAGTTTTGTGCACGGATGATTGCGGGGTCTTCTCTACCAGTCTATCTGCTGAGTATGCCCTTGCCTCATCTGCATTTG ATCTTGGAGAGAGGGAGATGTTCCAGCTGGCACAAAAAGCCATAGACTTCATTTTTGCAAGTGGGGGAGTGAAGGAAGATTTGAAGACCACATTTGCCTCAGCTCTCACCAAACTCAACTTATAA
- the LOC130985756 gene encoding probable serine/threonine-protein kinase PBL23: MSILSCCRITKSDAIKKKSLKNSKTWVYDDADAFSTVPRSVSLNSGAIKQRILAEEALKNGSARVPAEVFTFRELASATENFNSELLVGEGGFGRVYKGYLTKTNQIVAVKQLDRNGVQGNREFLAEVLTLSLVHHPNLVNLIGYCADGRQRILVYDYMHNGSLEDHLLDLPPNRKPLDWYTRMQIAKGAAQGLEYLHDTANPPIIFRDFKASNILLDENFRPKLSDFGLAKLGPTGEQDHVSTRVMGTYGYCAPEYAKTGQLTTKSDVYSFGVVFLEIISGRRAIDGRKPPEEENLVDWARPLFKDRRKFTLMADPLLEGNYPVKSLYQALAVAAMCIQDEATTRPLIADVVTALDYLAIRTDEATAEMDEFE; the protein is encoded by the exons ATGAGCATTCTTTCTTGTTGCAGGATCACCAAGAGTGATGCAATCAAGAAAAAATCTCTTAAAAACTCGAAAACTTGGGTTTATGATGATGCAGATGCGTTCTCCACGGTTCCTAGAAGTGTGTCGTTGAATTCCG GTGCAATAAAGCAAAGGATTTTAGCAGAAGAGGCACTGAAAAATGGAAGTGCTCGGGTTCCGGCAGAGGTGTTCACCTTCCGGGAGCTGGCAAGCGCGACGGAGAATTTCAACTCGGAGCTGCTGGTCGGAGAAGGAGGATTTGGGAGAGTCTACAAGGGATACCTCACCAAAACTAATCAA aTTGTGGCAGTGAAGCAGCTAGACAGGAATGGCGTTCAAGGAAACCGCGAGTTCCTGGCTGAGGTTCTGACATTGAGCCTCGTTCACCACCCCAACCTCGTCAACTTGATTGGTTACTGCGCTGACGGCCGACAGAGGATACTCGTCTACGACTACATGCACAATGGCTCTCTAGAAGATCACCTTCTTG ATTTACCTCCAAATAGGAAGCCTCTGGATTGGTACACAAGGATGCAGATAGCTAAGGGGGCAGCTCAGGGGCTAGAGTACTTGCACGATACAGCGAATCCTCCTATTATATTCCGCGATTTCAAGGCGTCCAACATACTCCTGGACGAGAATTTCAGGCCTAAGCTCTCGGATTTCGGGCTTGCTAAGTTGGGGCCGACGGGGGAACAGGATCACGTGTCTACGAGGGTCATGGGGACGTACGGCTATTGTGCGCCAGAGTACGCAAAGACGGGTCAGCTCACCACTAAATCCGACGTCTAcagctttggggtggtgtttctGGAGATCATTTCAGGAAGAAGAGCTATTGATGGGAGGAAACCACCGGAAGAGGAGAATCTAGTTGATTGG GCGAGGCCACTATTCAAGGATAGAAGGAAGTTCACGTTGATGGCGGATCCATTGCTGGAAGGGAATTATCCAGTGAAGAGTCTATATCAGGCTCTTGCTGTTGCAGCCATGTGCATCCAAGACGAAGCCACCACCCGGCCCCTCATTGCAGACGTCGTCACTGCCCTCGACTACTTAGCCATCAGGACAGACGAAGCTACTGCTGAAATGGATGAGTTTGAATAA